The following coding sequences lie in one Myxococcus xanthus genomic window:
- a CDS encoding site-2 protease family protein, producing the protein MHYALVLLALGGLLTLHELGHLVAARLLGVRVPRFVFGFGPPLVSFRLWGTQYVVAAVPLGATAHLQGMNPHRADADEAAGFAARGPLLRILIILAGPLANYALALGVLFALYTSGTHVVVPLTVGTVQPGSEAARAQLLPGDRIVMVAGQPLRSWSEFVEKVGAAPGVPLELGVERGGDARSVMVRPRPDERGTGRIGVSQQYVYKAHGAGEALSHSFTHTVKVAAEGVAMLKRMMQHGLESADAASPGALVRQESADAMSSGTDALLRTLVAASVVLALLTLLPVPGLDGGRVVLLLVEAASGRRIPPRVETVAQTVGFLGIAVAVVLMATAEIRRALPARFGMEESPAQDAGTAEAAQPPPAASDSAKGAVPSPASIAPAKGGGTTGANPAGTAAAGTSTGSGPAGMSATGTGPGGTAATSGGPDAGPAGKTVPGTGASATTGTNTPSGTIPAGTSSTAGGVDAGTQAATGAAPGAAAAGTNASGAAAPGASAGREATPGAVSATPPEAEAGGSSALPGATPGAAPSTGQTSSGAPTTVDSPTAPSSAATASPAVTPPP; encoded by the coding sequence ATGCATTACGCGCTCGTCCTGCTCGCCCTGGGAGGCCTGCTGACCCTCCACGAGTTGGGGCACCTCGTCGCCGCGCGGTTGCTCGGTGTGCGGGTGCCCCGCTTCGTGTTCGGTTTTGGTCCACCGCTGGTGTCCTTCCGTCTATGGGGGACGCAGTACGTGGTGGCGGCGGTGCCCCTGGGCGCCACGGCGCACCTGCAGGGGATGAACCCGCACCGTGCGGACGCGGACGAGGCCGCGGGCTTCGCCGCGCGCGGGCCGCTGCTGCGCATCCTCATCATCCTGGCGGGGCCCCTGGCCAACTACGCGCTCGCGCTGGGTGTCCTGTTCGCGCTGTACACGTCGGGCACGCACGTGGTGGTGCCGCTGACAGTGGGGACGGTGCAGCCAGGCTCGGAGGCGGCGCGCGCACAGCTGCTGCCGGGGGACCGCATCGTCATGGTCGCGGGACAGCCGCTGCGGAGCTGGTCGGAGTTCGTGGAGAAGGTGGGCGCGGCGCCGGGTGTCCCGCTGGAGCTGGGCGTGGAGCGCGGCGGTGATGCGCGCTCGGTGATGGTGCGGCCCCGGCCGGATGAGCGAGGCACGGGCCGCATCGGGGTGAGCCAGCAGTACGTCTACAAGGCGCACGGCGCGGGTGAGGCGCTGAGTCATTCGTTCACGCACACCGTCAAGGTGGCCGCGGAAGGCGTGGCGATGTTGAAGCGGATGATGCAACACGGCTTGGAGAGCGCGGACGCGGCGAGCCCCGGAGCGCTGGTGCGGCAGGAGTCCGCGGATGCGATGTCGTCCGGGACGGATGCCCTGCTGCGGACCTTGGTGGCCGCGTCGGTGGTGCTGGCGTTGTTGACGTTGCTGCCCGTGCCTGGGCTGGATGGTGGCCGCGTGGTGCTGCTCCTGGTCGAGGCGGCGAGCGGCCGGCGGATCCCCCCTCGCGTGGAGACGGTGGCGCAGACGGTGGGGTTCCTGGGAATCGCCGTGGCCGTGGTCTTGATGGCGACCGCGGAGATTCGGCGCGCGTTGCCGGCGCGGTTCGGCATGGAGGAATCGCCGGCTCAGGATGCGGGGACGGCAGAAGCAGCACAGCCTCCGCCTGCGGCGTCGGATTCCGCGAAGGGTGCGGTCCCCTCGCCTGCCTCTATCGCGCCGGCGAAAGGGGGCGGCACGACAGGGGCCAATCCTGCCGGGACAGCCGCTGCCGGTACTTCGACTGGGTCCGGTCCTGCTGGAATGTCCGCGACGGGTACCGGCCCTGGTGGAACGGCCGCTACGAGCGGCGGCCCGGATGCCGGCCCGGCTGGGAAAACCGTCCCCGGCACTGGAGCCAGCGCAACGACGGGCACGAACACTCCCTCTGGCACCATCCCCGCAGGAACAAGCTCAACCGCTGGCGGCGTCGACGCGGGGACTCAGGCAGCAACTGGTGCTGCCCCTGGCGCGGCAGCTGCTGGAACCAATGCATCGGGCGCAGCCGCACCCGGCGCCAGCGCTGGGCGGGAAGCGACGCCGGGCGCTGTGAGCGCAACACCCCCTGAGGCCGAAGCGGGAGGGAGCTCGGCTCTCCCTGGAGCGACTCCAGGCGCGGCGCCTTCGACAGGCCAGACCTCGAGCGGAGCACCCACGACTGTGGATTCGCCCACAGCTCCATCCAGCGCCGCGACGGCGTCCCCTGCCGTGACACCTCCGCCCTGA
- a CDS encoding NUDIX domain-containing protein, translating into MPEYRNPKPTVDCIIELPGERIVLIRRANPPVGWALPGGFVDEGEPLDVAAVREVLEETGLHVKLSEQFFTYSDPRRDPRQHNISTVYIGSAEGEPQGADDAAEARAFRVDELPKDLCFDHDTILSDYVTYKRTGQRRKL; encoded by the coding sequence ATGCCCGAATACCGCAACCCCAAGCCCACCGTGGACTGCATCATCGAGCTGCCTGGTGAACGCATCGTCCTCATCCGGCGTGCGAATCCGCCTGTTGGCTGGGCGCTGCCCGGTGGCTTCGTGGATGAGGGCGAGCCGCTCGACGTCGCCGCCGTGCGCGAGGTCCTGGAAGAGACGGGACTTCACGTGAAGCTGTCGGAGCAGTTCTTCACGTACTCGGACCCCCGGCGGGATCCTCGCCAGCACAACATCTCCACCGTCTACATCGGCTCGGCCGAGGGTGAACCGCAGGGCGCCGACGACGCGGCCGAGGCCCGCGCCTTCCGCGTAGATGAACTGCCGAAGGACCTGTGCTTCGACCACGACACCATCCTGTCCGACTACGTCACGTACAAGCGGACCGGACAGCGGCGGAAGCTCTAG
- the acs gene encoding acetate--CoA ligase codes for MAASKHEIHSVLTEARVFPPPEAFARRAHIRSMEQYQQLWDEAAKDPDKYWGDRAREELYWKEPFQTVLDWKPPHARWFVEGKTNLAYNCLDRHLATRKDKPAILFEGEPGDRRSLTYGELSTEVNKLANALKSLGVRKGDRVGIYLPMVPEAAVAMLACARIGAVHSVVFGGFSAEALHERMNDAGAKVLLTADGGWRKGAVVPLLKNVEAALPNMPTMEKVVVLRRTGSTLALSGPNLVAWDTLVSGQSAECEPEWVESEHPLFILYTSGSTGKPKGVLHTTGGYAVNTSLTTRWVFDLREDDVYWCTADVGWVTGHSYVVYGPLMNGVTTVLYEGAPTQPGPDRFWDIIERYKATILYTAPTAIRAFMRLGEEPVRKHDLSSLRLLGSVGEPINPEAWMWYRDVIGGGRCPVVDTWWQTETGCIMVSPLPGATPTKPGSATLPLPGIHAEILDREGNKVPRGQGGLLFVTRPWPSMLRTVYGDPDRYVRTYFNELPGMYFTGDGARTDADGDIWLMGRVDDVVNVAGHRLGTAEVESALVAHATVAEAAVVGRPDDLKGTVLVAFVTLKQGNTPSDALKKTLAAHVGREIGAIARPDEIRFAEALPKTRSGKIMRRLLRDVAAGNQASGDTTTLEDLNVLAALRQNDD; via the coding sequence ATGGCGGCTTCGAAGCATGAGATTCACTCGGTCCTGACGGAAGCACGCGTCTTTCCGCCGCCAGAGGCGTTCGCCCGGCGCGCGCACATCCGGAGCATGGAGCAGTACCAGCAGCTCTGGGACGAAGCCGCGAAGGACCCTGACAAGTACTGGGGCGACCGCGCCCGCGAGGAGCTGTACTGGAAGGAGCCCTTCCAGACGGTGCTCGACTGGAAGCCGCCGCACGCGCGGTGGTTCGTCGAGGGCAAGACGAACCTGGCCTACAACTGTCTGGACCGGCACCTGGCCACCCGCAAGGACAAGCCCGCCATCCTCTTCGAGGGGGAGCCGGGCGACCGCCGCAGCCTCACGTACGGCGAGCTGTCCACCGAGGTGAACAAGCTGGCCAACGCGCTCAAGTCGCTGGGCGTTCGGAAGGGTGACCGGGTGGGCATCTATCTGCCCATGGTGCCCGAGGCCGCGGTGGCCATGCTGGCGTGCGCTCGCATTGGCGCGGTGCACTCGGTGGTGTTCGGCGGCTTCTCCGCGGAGGCGCTCCACGAGCGCATGAACGACGCGGGCGCGAAGGTGCTGCTCACCGCGGACGGCGGCTGGCGCAAGGGCGCGGTGGTGCCGCTCCTGAAGAACGTGGAGGCGGCGCTGCCGAACATGCCCACCATGGAGAAGGTGGTGGTGCTCCGCCGCACGGGCAGCACGCTGGCGCTGTCCGGGCCCAATCTGGTGGCGTGGGACACGCTGGTGAGCGGGCAGTCCGCGGAATGTGAACCGGAGTGGGTGGAGAGCGAGCACCCGCTGTTCATCCTCTACACGTCGGGCTCCACCGGAAAGCCCAAGGGCGTGCTGCACACCACGGGCGGCTACGCGGTGAATACGTCGCTCACGACGCGCTGGGTGTTCGACCTGCGCGAAGACGATGTCTACTGGTGCACCGCCGACGTGGGCTGGGTGACGGGCCACTCCTACGTCGTCTACGGCCCGCTGATGAACGGCGTCACCACCGTTCTCTACGAAGGCGCGCCCACCCAGCCGGGGCCGGACCGCTTCTGGGACATCATCGAGCGGTACAAGGCCACCATCCTCTACACCGCGCCCACCGCCATCCGCGCCTTCATGCGCCTGGGCGAGGAGCCCGTGCGCAAGCACGACTTGTCCTCGCTGCGTCTGCTGGGCAGCGTGGGCGAGCCCATCAATCCCGAGGCGTGGATGTGGTACCGCGATGTCATCGGCGGGGGCCGCTGCCCCGTGGTGGACACGTGGTGGCAGACGGAGACGGGCTGCATCATGGTGTCGCCGCTCCCGGGCGCCACGCCGACGAAGCCCGGCTCGGCCACGCTGCCGCTGCCCGGCATCCACGCGGAGATTCTGGACCGCGAGGGCAACAAGGTGCCGCGAGGGCAGGGCGGACTGCTCTTCGTCACGCGCCCCTGGCCCTCCATGTTGCGCACTGTGTACGGCGACCCGGACCGCTACGTGCGCACGTACTTCAACGAGCTGCCCGGCATGTACTTCACCGGCGACGGCGCTCGCACGGATGCGGATGGGGACATCTGGCTGATGGGCCGCGTGGATGACGTGGTCAATGTCGCCGGCCACCGTCTGGGCACCGCGGAGGTGGAGAGCGCGCTGGTGGCGCATGCAACCGTCGCGGAGGCCGCCGTGGTGGGCCGTCCGGACGACTTGAAGGGCACCGTGCTGGTGGCCTTCGTCACCCTGAAGCAGGGCAATACGCCGTCCGACGCGCTGAAGAAGACGCTGGCCGCCCACGTGGGCCGCGAGATTGGCGCCATCGCCCGCCCGGATGAAATCCGCTTCGCGGAGGCGCTGCCGAAGACGCGCTCGGGGAAGATCATGCGCCGGCTGCTGCGCGACGTGGCCGCGGGCAACCAGGCCTCCGGGGACACCACCACCCTGGAGGACCTCAACGTCCTGGCCGCGCTGAGGCAGAACGACGACTGA
- a CDS encoding aminotransferase class I/II-fold pyridoxal phosphate-dependent enzyme: MDFRAQLDSPLFTHFISHYSQPTGPDLLGRTEPFFEWQESRRQAGLWPYSRSLEAAPKAECGVRSETGAARQGLNFGSQDYLSLSTHPAVVEAAQRAIQDYGLHSAGSAMLGGNTTPSLMLEKALAEHLQTPHVALFSTGWGAGFGVIAGLVRPDDHVVLDALSHACLQQGAAAATTNVSRVPHLNNRAMRRKLQEIRARDTQNAVLVVTEGLFSMDSDVPRIEELQSICREYGAALLVDVAHDLGAMGPRGTGSLGVQGLLGKVDLVVGAFSKTFASNGGFVATRSPAVRQFIRIMGGPHIFSNALLPMQAAVVLESLRIVRSEEGDALRAKARENILALRGAFEARGVTCLGEPSNVVPVQVGDAKVARLASKKVFDRDIFANLVEYPAVRLRETRFRMQVMASHTLEQVQRAADGVCDSIDEARAELEVRPAATRASRRDEQRPQVEL; the protein is encoded by the coding sequence ATGGATTTCCGAGCTCAACTCGACTCGCCGCTCTTCACCCACTTCATCTCCCATTACTCGCAGCCGACGGGGCCTGACCTGCTGGGTCGGACGGAACCCTTCTTCGAGTGGCAGGAGTCGCGGCGGCAGGCGGGCCTGTGGCCGTACTCGCGAAGCCTGGAGGCGGCACCGAAGGCGGAGTGTGGTGTCCGCAGCGAGACGGGGGCGGCGCGCCAGGGGCTGAACTTCGGTTCGCAGGATTACCTGTCGCTGTCCACGCACCCGGCGGTGGTGGAGGCGGCCCAGCGGGCCATCCAGGATTACGGGTTGCACAGCGCGGGCTCGGCGATGCTGGGGGGCAATACGACGCCGTCGCTGATGCTGGAGAAGGCGCTCGCGGAGCACCTGCAGACGCCACACGTGGCGCTGTTCTCCACCGGCTGGGGGGCGGGCTTCGGCGTCATCGCCGGGCTGGTGCGTCCAGATGACCACGTGGTGCTCGACGCGCTGTCGCACGCGTGCCTCCAGCAGGGCGCCGCCGCCGCGACGACGAACGTGAGCCGCGTGCCGCACCTCAACAACCGCGCCATGCGGCGCAAGCTTCAGGAGATTCGCGCCCGCGACACGCAGAACGCGGTGCTCGTCGTCACCGAGGGCCTGTTCTCCATGGACTCGGACGTGCCGCGGATTGAAGAACTCCAGTCCATCTGCCGTGAGTACGGCGCGGCGCTGCTGGTGGACGTGGCCCATGACTTGGGCGCGATGGGGCCCCGGGGTACGGGCAGCCTGGGCGTGCAGGGCCTGCTGGGGAAGGTGGACCTGGTGGTGGGCGCCTTCTCCAAGACGTTCGCGAGCAATGGCGGCTTCGTGGCCACGCGCTCGCCGGCGGTGCGCCAGTTCATCCGCATCATGGGCGGACCCCACATCTTCTCCAACGCGCTGCTGCCCATGCAGGCGGCGGTGGTGCTGGAGTCGCTGCGCATCGTCCGCTCGGAAGAGGGCGACGCGCTGCGCGCGAAGGCGCGGGAGAACATCCTGGCGCTGCGCGGAGCCTTCGAGGCGCGGGGCGTGACGTGCCTGGGCGAGCCGTCCAACGTCGTCCCCGTGCAGGTGGGCGACGCGAAGGTGGCGCGGCTGGCCTCGAAGAAGGTGTTCGACCGCGACATCTTCGCCAACCTGGTGGAGTACCCGGCCGTTCGCTTGCGCGAGACGCGCTTCCGCATGCAGGTGATGGCGTCCCACACGCTGGAGCAGGTCCAGCGGGCCGCCGACGGGGTGTGCGACTCCATCGACGAGGCCCGCGCCGAACTGGAGGTTCGTCCGGCCGCGACGCGCGCGTCCCGCCGCGACGAGCAGCGCCCGCAGGTGGAGCTGTAG
- a CDS encoding histidine phosphatase family protein, translating to MTTEFILLRHGETEWNSLGRLQGHQDSTLSHVGLRQADALAARLEPVRFSALYCSDLGRAQETARRIATRTGHTIQSDTRLRERGLGILEGLTRDEARQKHPDVFAAYSGGAPDYIVPGGESTSQRLRHAVECLEELGARHRGERLVVVTHGGVLSLLFRHSLGIPHAAPRTFSVLNAGWNQFDYHEGAWRLVTWGDVTHLRATSLDDT from the coding sequence ATGACGACCGAGTTCATCCTGCTCCGCCACGGAGAGACGGAGTGGAACTCCCTGGGGCGCCTCCAGGGACATCAGGACAGCACCTTGAGCCACGTGGGCCTGCGCCAGGCAGACGCCCTGGCCGCGCGCCTGGAGCCCGTCCGATTCTCGGCGCTCTATTGCAGCGACCTGGGGCGGGCGCAAGAGACGGCGCGGCGCATCGCCACCCGCACAGGCCACACCATCCAGTCCGACACCCGCCTGCGCGAACGGGGCCTGGGCATCCTGGAAGGCCTCACCCGGGACGAGGCACGCCAGAAGCACCCGGACGTCTTCGCCGCGTACTCCGGTGGCGCGCCGGACTACATCGTCCCCGGCGGGGAGAGCACGTCCCAACGGCTGCGCCACGCGGTGGAGTGCCTGGAGGAGCTGGGCGCGCGCCACCGGGGCGAACGGCTGGTGGTGGTGACCCACGGAGGCGTGCTCAGCCTCCTGTTCCGTCACAGCCTGGGGATTCCGCACGCGGCGCCACGCACCTTCTCCGTGCTCAACGCCGGGTGGAACCAATTCGACTACCACGAAGGTGCGTGGCGGCTGGTGACGTGGGGTGACGTCACCCACCTGCGTGCCACCAGCCTCGACGACACCTGA
- a CDS encoding ribonuclease HII, protein MSADTVEQLLQCALSELTARFVTQANSVPAGLLEALDADPRAGAHALARRIRSRQEKHRAEGQRLRKLLRFETELWEQGHTHIAGVDEAGMAPLAGPVVAAAAVLPKGFRLKGLDDSKKILDAEKRESLAEAIKRDAVAWAVGRAEVEEIDRINIYHAGLLAMRRAVEGLSVKPDHLLVDARTVPECSVPQKGIIKGDALSLSIAAASILAKTTRDRWMTELDAQYPGYGLAAHKGYPTPQHLQVLREKGVLPIHRRSFAPVREALGLPTSAPPSALQAELFPEAPSRTGVKS, encoded by the coding sequence ATGTCCGCAGACACCGTGGAACAGCTGCTTCAGTGTGCGCTGTCTGAGTTGACCGCGCGCTTCGTCACCCAGGCCAACTCCGTCCCCGCCGGCTTGCTGGAGGCGTTGGACGCTGACCCGCGCGCGGGAGCGCATGCGCTCGCCCGGCGCATCCGTTCGCGCCAGGAGAAGCACCGCGCGGAGGGCCAGCGTCTGCGCAAGCTGCTCCGTTTCGAGACGGAGCTGTGGGAGCAGGGCCACACGCACATCGCGGGTGTGGACGAGGCGGGCATGGCACCGCTGGCGGGGCCCGTCGTGGCCGCCGCGGCCGTGCTGCCCAAGGGCTTCCGGCTCAAGGGGCTGGATGACTCGAAGAAGATTCTCGACGCCGAGAAGCGCGAGTCGCTGGCCGAGGCCATCAAGCGCGACGCGGTGGCCTGGGCCGTGGGCCGCGCGGAGGTGGAGGAGATCGACCGCATCAACATCTACCACGCGGGCCTGCTGGCCATGCGCCGCGCGGTGGAGGGGCTGTCGGTGAAGCCGGACCACCTGCTGGTGGATGCTCGCACGGTGCCGGAGTGCTCGGTGCCGCAGAAGGGCATCATCAAGGGGGACGCACTGTCTCTCAGCATCGCAGCGGCCTCCATCCTGGCGAAGACGACGCGCGACCGCTGGATGACGGAGCTGGATGCCCAGTACCCGGGTTATGGGCTCGCCGCGCACAAGGGCTACCCCACGCCGCAGCACCTGCAGGTGCTGCGTGAAAAGGGCGTGCTGCCCATCCACCGACGCAGCTTCGCGCCGGTGCGCGAGGCCCTGGGCCTGCCGACCAGCGCACCGCCTTCCGCCCTCCAGGCGGAGCTGTTCCCCGAGGCCCCTTCCCGAACAGGGGTGAAGTCATGA
- a CDS encoding carboxypeptidase regulatory-like domain-containing protein produces MVRARWFSWLIGFGLFAACDQAPRMERAVDDCQAELVSLKVEVLSAEGARVRGATVTGTNVTSNVSITGVTDDQGVSTAINESLAPSVVRVMATAGAKVSAAQQVEWVCDACNCQPEPATLQLQLNP; encoded by the coding sequence ATGGTTCGCGCACGCTGGTTTTCGTGGCTCATCGGTTTCGGTCTCTTCGCGGCATGTGACCAGGCGCCTCGCATGGAGCGCGCGGTGGACGACTGCCAGGCGGAGTTGGTGTCGCTGAAGGTGGAGGTGCTGTCGGCGGAGGGCGCGCGCGTGCGCGGGGCGACAGTCACCGGCACCAACGTGACCTCCAACGTGAGCATCACCGGCGTGACAGACGACCAGGGCGTCAGCACCGCCATCAACGAATCGCTCGCGCCCAGCGTGGTGCGAGTGATGGCCACCGCGGGCGCCAAGGTGTCCGCGGCCCAGCAGGTGGAATGGGTGTGTGACGCCTGCAACTGCCAGCCAGAGCCGGCCACCCTCCAACTCCAGCTCAATCCGTAG
- a CDS encoding tetratricopeptide repeat protein has translation MSPSSPNIIPPDAPLPRCQRHRTAVAGWRCERCNETLCPDCVVGRRAQTVELVACERCGDVAQTLLTSRSRVSVAQRLKGAWRYVFTPSGLQVMVAVSVFLAALRWLVELAISFSALIPLTIYGGVFWGTFFTLARDSARGEMALRSPDYRDYFHDAVLPGLRGVVTFAIVWMPAFLYVTVLRPLLQEGRSALGAWIRGLDTPGLLTVDPVLIGLLLLGVLWLPAALLITAARQPLLTLFDVPGTLRIVRRLGRDYTLVAGTLMGLGVLHLMTHGVALLLRVLNLFVISRVLAEAVTLIIPFTAAHVVGLLLYTRGDALGYGLEQDYLGPVLGDAQPSRMVPPLREAGPIPFTGAAATAAETGTSNDDPLEALAAAVNARDVPLAMSLYATVRQQSRLRVPPEHHLFVGQAAAVEGNFPLAVAALESAADTAPDEPTAPRALVLLARVLGERMHDAPRAEEVYRYVLHRYPDTAAARFASERVAPTSD, from the coding sequence ATGAGCCCCTCATCGCCCAACATCATTCCACCGGATGCGCCCCTTCCCCGCTGCCAGCGGCATCGGACCGCCGTGGCCGGGTGGCGTTGCGAGAGGTGCAACGAAACGCTCTGCCCCGACTGCGTGGTGGGTCGGCGGGCCCAGACGGTGGAGCTGGTGGCGTGCGAGCGCTGCGGCGACGTGGCGCAGACCCTGCTCACCTCGCGCAGCCGGGTGTCCGTGGCGCAGCGGCTCAAGGGCGCGTGGCGCTACGTCTTCACCCCGTCCGGCCTGCAGGTCATGGTGGCGGTCAGCGTCTTCCTGGCGGCGCTCCGGTGGCTGGTGGAGCTGGCCATCTCCTTCTCGGCCCTCATCCCGCTGACGATTTACGGAGGCGTCTTCTGGGGCACCTTCTTCACGCTCGCGCGGGACTCGGCCCGCGGCGAGATGGCGCTGCGCTCGCCCGACTACCGCGACTACTTCCATGACGCGGTTCTCCCCGGCCTCCGCGGCGTGGTGACCTTCGCCATCGTCTGGATGCCCGCGTTCCTCTACGTCACCGTGCTGCGCCCGCTCCTCCAAGAGGGGCGCTCGGCGCTCGGCGCGTGGATTCGAGGCCTGGACACCCCCGGGCTGCTGACAGTGGACCCAGTGCTGATCGGCCTGCTGCTGCTCGGCGTCCTCTGGCTGCCCGCGGCGCTCCTCATCACCGCCGCGCGCCAGCCCCTGCTGACCCTGTTCGACGTGCCCGGAACCCTTCGCATCGTCCGCCGCCTGGGCCGGGACTACACGCTGGTCGCGGGAACGCTGATGGGCCTGGGCGTCCTCCACCTCATGACGCACGGGGTGGCGTTGCTGCTGCGCGTGCTGAACCTCTTCGTCATCTCACGCGTGCTGGCCGAAGCCGTCACGTTGATCATCCCCTTCACCGCCGCGCACGTGGTGGGGCTGCTGCTGTACACGCGGGGCGATGCGCTGGGGTATGGCCTCGAGCAAGACTACCTGGGCCCCGTGCTGGGCGACGCACAACCGAGCCGCATGGTGCCGCCCCTGCGCGAAGCCGGTCCCATTCCCTTCACCGGAGCAGCGGCCACCGCCGCCGAGACGGGAACCTCCAACGACGACCCCCTGGAGGCGCTGGCGGCCGCGGTGAACGCCCGCGATGTTCCACTCGCGATGTCGCTGTATGCCACCGTGCGGCAGCAATCGCGGCTGCGTGTGCCCCCCGAGCATCACCTGTTCGTCGGACAGGCCGCGGCCGTGGAAGGAAATTTCCCACTGGCGGTAGCGGCGTTGGAATCCGCGGCAGACACGGCGCCCGATGAGCCCACCGCGCCCCGTGCGTTGGTACTTCTGGCGCGTGTGTTGGGCGAACGGATGCACGACGCGCCGCGCGCGGAAGAAGTCTACCGCTACGTGCTACACCGTTACCCAGACACGGCAGCGGCACGCTTCGCGAGTGAACGCGTGGCTCCGACTTCCGACTGA
- a CDS encoding M61 family metallopeptidase — translation MHRAVRYRVSMPRPHTHLLEVEASFPGGASVLDAVLPVWTPGSYMVREFARQVQDMTAHAPDGTLLPVRRADKRTWRVDAKGVAVTLRYRVYANELTVRTNHLDGSHAYFNGAATFLYTEDTRGLEHHVTVDAPPGWRTFCALGQRANTFVAQDYDELVDSPFEVGPHTPLTFSVEGVPHEVVVWGDTVQDPERLCADLKRICECQARVFGGLPMPRYLILLYLTDRGRGGLEHKASTALLFPRVGLSTNRGWEDLLTLVAHEYFHLWFIKRVKPRALVPFDYAKENYTSLLWAFEGSTAYYDNLFVRRAGLMSAQRYLTRLGETLTALHATPGRHVQTLTEASLVSWVKHYRPDENSPNSAISYYLKGEVVSALLDLEIRRATGDARCLDDVARVLWQRYGDGAGVPEDGVEAVASEVAGVDLTPFFDRALRTTQPLDYSVFAHVGLELNFRPREAASDKGGTPPPRGRAGEGKPKGWLGVTTRGSGTVAVVMDGSPAQDAGLYVEDDLVALDGWKVDGASLLSRCEERRPGETVRLTVFRRDRLLEIPVVLGTKPAEAAWLSRVERPTDAQKAAYQAWLGAPWEESPGQS, via the coding sequence ATGCACCGTGCCGTCCGCTACCGCGTCTCCATGCCCCGGCCGCATACGCACCTGCTGGAGGTGGAAGCCTCCTTCCCAGGAGGCGCCAGCGTGCTGGACGCAGTGCTGCCGGTGTGGACGCCCGGCAGCTACATGGTGCGGGAGTTCGCGCGGCAGGTGCAGGACATGACGGCCCATGCGCCGGACGGAACGCTCCTTCCGGTGCGGCGCGCGGACAAGCGCACCTGGCGGGTGGACGCGAAGGGCGTGGCCGTCACGCTGCGCTACCGCGTCTACGCCAACGAGCTGACGGTGCGAACCAACCACCTGGACGGCTCACACGCCTACTTCAACGGCGCCGCCACGTTCCTCTACACGGAGGACACGCGCGGGCTGGAGCACCACGTCACGGTGGACGCGCCCCCCGGCTGGCGGACCTTCTGCGCGCTGGGCCAGCGCGCTAACACCTTCGTCGCCCAGGACTACGACGAGCTGGTGGACAGCCCCTTCGAGGTCGGTCCCCACACGCCGCTCACCTTCAGCGTGGAGGGCGTGCCGCACGAAGTCGTGGTGTGGGGCGACACGGTGCAGGACCCGGAGCGGCTGTGCGCGGACCTGAAGCGCATCTGCGAATGCCAGGCCCGCGTGTTCGGCGGCCTGCCCATGCCGCGCTACCTCATCCTGCTGTACCTGACGGACCGGGGCCGAGGCGGCCTGGAGCACAAGGCCAGCACCGCGCTGCTGTTCCCCCGCGTCGGACTTTCCACCAACCGCGGCTGGGAGGACCTGCTCACCCTGGTGGCGCATGAGTACTTCCACCTGTGGTTCATCAAGCGGGTGAAGCCGCGTGCGCTGGTGCCCTTCGACTACGCGAAGGAGAACTACACCTCGCTGCTGTGGGCCTTCGAGGGCTCCACGGCGTACTACGACAACCTCTTCGTGCGGCGCGCCGGGCTGATGTCCGCGCAGCGCTACCTCACGCGCCTGGGCGAAACGCTCACCGCGCTGCACGCCACGCCGGGGCGCCACGTGCAGACGCTGACGGAGGCGTCGCTGGTGAGCTGGGTGAAGCACTACCGCCCGGACGAGAACTCGCCCAACAGCGCCATCTCCTACTACCTCAAGGGCGAGGTCGTCTCCGCGCTGCTCGACCTGGAGATCCGCCGCGCCACCGGTGACGCCCGTTGCCTGGATGACGTCGCGCGCGTCTTGTGGCAGCGCTACGGCGACGGCGCCGGCGTTCCCGAGGACGGCGTCGAAGCCGTGGCCAGCGAGGTGGCCGGCGTGGACCTGACGCCCTTCTTCGACCGGGCGCTGCGCACCACGCAGCCGCTGGACTACTCCGTCTTCGCCCACGTCGGTCTGGAGCTGAACTTCCGTCCGCGCGAGGCCGCCAGCGACAAGGGAGGCACGCCGCCGCCGCGAGGCCGGGCGGGGGAAGGCAAGCCCAAGGGCTGGCTGGGCGTCACCACGCGGGGCAGTGGCACCGTGGCGGTGGTGATGGATGGCTCGCCCGCACAGGACGCGGGGCTCTACGTGGAGGACGACCTGGTCGCGCTGGATGGCTGGAAGGTGGACGGCGCCAGCCTGCTGTCCCGCTGCGAGGAGCGGAGGCCCGGCGAGACGGTGCGGCTCACGGTGTTCCGCCGTGACCGGCTGCTGGAAATCCCGGTGGTGCTGGGGACGAAGCCCGCGGAGGCGGCGTGGCTGTCCCGCGTGGAGCGACCCACCGACGCCCAGAAGGCCGCCTATCAGGCGTGGCTCGGAGCCCCCTGGGAAGAGTCCCCGGGGCAGTCGTAG